One window of the Anguilla rostrata isolate EN2019 chromosome 13, ASM1855537v3, whole genome shotgun sequence genome contains the following:
- the terf2ip gene encoding telomeric repeat-binding factor 2-interacting protein 1 produces MASVSDSRSSPLSRVLFLSETGEPMRFFLRPGAIKAQLQPVICAGGGVVCKMQEPNAILLMAPEEMNEVPVSTALQYVSSQYILDCVEKNEQLEVDDYRFRNDRVQTRSARPKREGTGRMGYTAEEDAAILRFVRGRKQEVCGNSLWKQMAREAITSHSWQSMKDRYRKHLAKQPLEGDTEENQKAGGIEGSPIRLLTVPLQQKDPTQSSRQMDPLTPSPEKAQLQPSPEKKNTNCSPERTHPQPSADPTSPQPFPKRARLQCSPNSPKKMQPHPSPGRTHSQLPLDQTHAQPATEKKIPPALPEKTYPVLSLDRIHPQLSSGAGQPHSLAVEGSSVGKDVAGPNVTSTGTNGQLVVTGQVLEEQEQRITPKKRTLGVLEMAMKEFEDLDESEDDTPDIDLSSTAGADCSGLDEEIVAASSAEVIQENDDDDDDDDANMDDAEPQPEKSPDIQLAPPDEDGGPEVSGPAPKTPAPLTSAPVTSKVHRFLFDRESQEEEPPQPACDPPFTQAQLEEARQQLRYLMTESGQGLDNVTKALLKNSGDVEAALQYLRHGPQGYLWDPRDDGLLRSGGPSLHILEQKYGKVAVARRIAFLEIQ; encoded by the exons ATGGCATCAGTGTCTGACAGCAGATCTTCACCCCTGTCTCGGGTCCTGTTCCTGAGTGAGACCGGGGAACCCATGCGTTTCTTCCTGCGGCCGGGTGCCATCAAAGCCCAGCTGCAGCCAGTCATTTGCGCTGGTGGGGGCGTGGTCTGCAAGATGCAGGAGCCAAATGCTATTCTCTTGATGGCCCCAGAGGAAATGAATGAAGTCCCAgtcagcactgcactgcagtatGTTTCTTCACAGTACATACTGGACTGTGTGGAGAAGAACGAACAGCTGGAGGTGGATGACTACAGGTTTAGGAATGACAGGGTGCAGACTAGGTCTGCCAGGCCCAAGAGGGAGGGGACTGGGCGTATGGGGTACACTGCGGAGGAAGATGCTGCCATTCTGCGCTTTGTTCGGGGTCGCAAGCAAGAGGTGTGCGGGAACTCCCTCTGGAAGCAGATGGCGAGAGAGGCCATCACCAGTCACAGCTGGCAGTCCATGAAGGACCGGTACCGTAAACACCTTGCAAAGCAGCCACTAGAGGGCGACACAGAGGAAAACCAAAAGGCAGGAGGGATCGAAGGATCACCCATCAGATTATTGACTGTACCCTTGCAACAAAAAGATCCCACACAGTCATCACGCCAGATGGACCCTCTTACACCGTCACCCGAGAAAGCGCAACTGCAACCCTcgcctgagaaaaaaaacacaaactgttcACCTGAGCGGACACACCCACAACCCTCTGCTGATCCAACCAGCCCTCAACCCTTTCCCAAGAGAGCCCGCCTACAATGCTCACCCAACTCACCCAAAAAAATGCAACCGCATCCCTCACCAGGGAGAACTCACTCGCAACTGCCACTTGACCAAACGCATGCTCAACCcgcaactgaaaaaaaaattccaccaGCTTTGCCTGAGAAAACTTACCCAGTGCTCTCCCTTGACAGAATACACCCACAGCTTTCATCTGGGGCAGGCCAGCCACACTCATTGGctgtggagggcagttcagtagGAAAAGATGTAGCTGGCCCCAATGTTACGTCCacag GGACAAATGGACAGCTGGTGGTCACAGGGCAAGTGTTGGAAGAGCAAGAACAGAGAATTACACCCAAAAAGAGGACATTGGGCGTGCTGGAGATGGCTATGAAGGAGTTTGAGGATTTGGAtgag AGTGAGGATGATACACCGGACATAGATTTAAGCAGCACTGCAGGTGCTGATTGCAGTGGTCTGGATGAAGAGATCGTTGCGGCGTCCTCGGCTGAGGTTATCCAGGAAaatgatgacgacgatgatgacgatgacgCCAACATGGACGACGCCGAGCCTCAGCCTGAGAAGTCCCCGGACATCCAGCTTGCGCCTCCTGACGAAGACGGGGGGCCCGAGGTCAGTGGCCCAGCGCCGAAGACCCCCGCACCTTTGACCTCTGCTCCTGTGACCTCCAAGGTCCACAGGTTCCTCTTTGACCGGGAGTCACAGGAAGAGGAGCCCCCCCAGCCTGCATGCGACCCCCCGTTCACTCAGGCCCAGCTGGAAGAGGCCAGACAGCAGCTGCGCTACCTGATGACGGAGTCCGGACAAGGCCTGGACAACGTTACCAAGGCGCTCCTGAAGAACAGTGGCGATGTGGAGGCTGCCCTGCAGTACCTCCGCCACGGGCCACAGGGGTACCTGTGGGACCCGCGCGATGACGGCCTCCTGCGCTCAGGTGGCCCTTCTCTACACATCCTTGAACAGAAATACGGAAAGGTGGCTGTGGCCAGGAGGATTGCTTTCCTTGAGATCCAGTGA